A window of the Chaetodon trifascialis isolate fChaTrf1 chromosome 9, fChaTrf1.hap1, whole genome shotgun sequence genome harbors these coding sequences:
- the mlnr gene encoding growth hormone secretagogue receptor type 1: MPWTRPQVDLHAGGAEAMDQHSIEDHHYEGSLFPTSTLIPVTVICILIFIIGVTGNTMTILIIQHFKDMKTTTNLYLSSMAVSDLIIFLCLPFDLYRLWKYVPWLFGEAVCRFYHYIFEGCTSATILHITALSIERYLAISFPLRSKVVVTRRRVQYIILALWGFALVSAAPTLFLVGVEYENETHPDYNTGQCKHTSYAITSGQLHIMLWVSTTYFFCPMLCLIFLYGSIGCKLWKSKNDLQGPCALARERSHRQTVKILVVVVLAFIICWLPYHIGRNLFAQVDDYDTAMLSQNFNMASMVLCYLSASINPVVYNLMSRKYRAAAKRLFLLHQRPGQAHRGQRQLCVIDHISTLNESLTGV; encoded by the exons ATGCCCTGGACCAGACCCCAGGTAGACCTTCATGCTGGCGGAGCAGAGGCCATGGACCAGCACAGCATAGAAGACCACCACTACGAGGGCTCCCTGttccccacctccaccctcatCCCTGTCACCGTCATCTGCATCCTCATTTTCATCATCGGGGTAACAGGCAACACCATGACCATCCTCATCATCCAGCACTTCAAGGACATGAAGACCACCACCAACCTCTACCTGTCCAGCATGGCGGTGTCTGacctcatcatcttcctctgccTGCCCTTTGACCTCTACCGCCTGTGGAAGTATGTGCCCTGGCTTTTTGGGGAGGCGGTGTGCCGCTTCTATCACTACATCTTTGAGGGCTGCACCTCGGCCACCATTCTTCACATCACGGCCCTGAGCATTGAGCGCTACCTGGCCATCAGCTTCCCCCTGAGGAGCAAGGTGGTGGTGACCAGACGCAGGGTCCAGTACATCATCCTCGCCCTGTGGGGTTTCGCTCTGGTTTCTGCAGCTCCCACACTCTTCCTGGTTGGGGTGGAATATGAGAATGAGACACACCCAGACTACAATACCGGCCAGTGTAAGCACACCAGCTATGCCATCACCTCTGGGCAGCTGCACATCATGCTCTGGGTGTCCACCACTTACTTTTTCTGCCCGATGCTCTGCCTTATCTTCCTCTACGGCTCCATCGGGTGCAAGTTGTGGAAAAGCAAAAATGATCTGCAAGGCCCCTGTGCTTTGGCCCGTGAAAGGtcacacaggcagacagtcaAGATCCTGG TAGTGGTTGTGCTGGCCTTCATCATCTGCTGGCTGCCGTACCACATCGGCAGGAACCTCTTTGCTCAGGTGGACGACTACGACACAGCCATGCTGAGCCAGAACTTCAACATGGCCTCCATGGTGCTCTGCTACCTCAGCGCTTCCATCAACCCTGTCGTCTACAACCTCATGTCACGGAAGTACAGGGCTGCAGCCAAACGCCTCTTCCTGCTGCACCAGAGGCCCGGACAAGCCCACCGCGGCcagagacagctgtgtgtgatcGACCACATCTCCACCCTGAATGAAAGCCTGACTGGGGTGTGA
- the LOC139336334 gene encoding LOW QUALITY PROTEIN: capZ-interacting protein (The sequence of the model RefSeq protein was modified relative to this genomic sequence to represent the inferred CDS: deleted 2 bases in 2 codons) — translation MSVKVVHPSLLSTRLFGSRYKHRLLSVRAALPTSPLSFFSLLTTCRQFAPRARRAGVRQEETISGASFRMEKDSPSKPSVAELAGRFKGHILPMPGSNEELPFRRRPPCSLKIQNQKDDNEESDTTIVSPNPFKIKMKNSPIIEKLQANLALSPTALLPSPKSSEVKLQPAPLSPTTPCSPLSPLSPTLQPSQLCSEEEDLVSFENPPEGTPLPSINKTRARLSFKRRLPTRQHRRSAAEEAGAFASTLSPSELYSPKENGDQDQVFDSPAEEAEYGQPASLKEAEEKNRDCEKTEDGVPKSDPDNRRDPEEEQEAERAQGLDTLEEEQQPSELCLAKQIQGNIKTEEEQEEMEEHHGGNDRV, via the exons ATGAGCGTAAAAGTTGTCCACCCCTCCCTCTTGTCCACGAGGTTG TTTGGCTCCAGATATAAACACAGG CTCCTCTCTGTCCGCGCTGCGCTCCCCACAAGTCCACTGTCCTTCTTCAGTCTCCTGACGACCTGCAGGCAGTTTGCTCCAAGAGCCCGAAGAGCGGGAGTAAGACAGGAGGAGACGATCTCCGGCGCATCCTTCAGGATGGAG aaGGATTCTCCATCCAAGCCGTCTGTGGCTGAGCTGGCTGGAAGGTTCAAAGGTCATATTCTGCCAATGCCCGGCTCAAATGAGGAG CTGCCATTTCGTAGAAGACCTCCATGTTCCctgaaaatacaaaatcaaaagGATGATAATGAAGAGTCAGAT ACAACTATTGTCTCCCCCAATCCCTTCAAAATCAAGATGAAGAACTCCCCCATCATTGAGAAACTTCAG GCCAATCTTGCTCTGTCACCCACCGCTCTGCTACCTTCACCCAAGAGTTCTGAGGTGAAGCTCCAGCCGGCACCGTTGTCCCCCACCACACCCTGCAGCCCGCTGAGCCCCCTTAGCCCCACGCTGCAGCCCTCACAATTgtgcagtgaagaggaggatcTCGTCAGCTTTGAAAACCCTCCTGAGGGCACCCCGCTGCCGAGCATCAACAAG ACTCGTGCACGGCTATCATTCAAGAGGCGCCTGCCCACGAGACAGCACAGGAggtcagctgcagaggaggcgGGAGCCTTTGCGAGCACTCTGTCCCCAAGTGAACTGTACAGCCCGAAAGAAAATGGGGATCAGGACCAGGTTTTCGACAGCCCAGCAGAGGAAGCTGAATATGGACAGCCAGCGAGtctgaaagaagctgaagagaAGAACAGGGACTGTGAGAAAACAGAGGATGGGGTTCCAAAGAGTGACCCAGACAACAGGAGAGATccggaggaggagcaggaagcaGAACGAGCCCAGGGCTTGGACACTTTGGAGGAGGAACAACAGCCTTCAGAGCTTTGCCTCGCCAAGCAGATACAGGGTAATATTaagacagaagaggagcaggaggagatggaggaacaCCACGGAGGAAATGACCGGGTGTGA
- the LOC139336749 gene encoding TPA-induced transmembrane protein homolog, whose amino-acid sequence MDIELQSIKTNGNHGATCLSDKLVSEGNGEGVVGASDGDVLLSVENAECNGETKPLSHAAENQRILGNTNTPGETGAVCRINRELNKVVFWKVRLWMVIIFILVFILAVILISLSVCSAIHEDADENFDPSLFKVPLHFNGSFQLPNVVFTEDHLTLSSNESQALAANLQEKMADLYRSSPALGRYFSRAEIYAFRNGSVIADYQLTFLMPEEEQDQLRNFTLSREMVYNVFRQFLYDQELEKTEMYIEPVSLKMQRH is encoded by the exons ATGGACATAGAGCTGCAGTCCATCAAGACAAATGGGAACCACGGAGCAACATGTTTGTCTGACAAACTG GTGTCAGAAGGGAACGGAGAGGGTGTGGTCGGTGCATCGGATGGAGACGTTTTGCTTTCTGTAGAG AATGCTGAATGTAACGGAGAGACGAAGCCCTTGAGCCATGCAGCAGAAAATCAAAGGATTCTGGGAAATACAAACACTCCTGGAGAG ACCGGCGCCGTGTGCAGGATAAATCGAGAGCTGAATAAGGTCGTCTTCTGGAAAGTCAGACTATGGAtggtcatcatcttcatcttagTCTTCATCCTTGCTGTGATTCTAATTTCGCTGTCGGTGTGCTCAG CGATCCACGAGGACGCCGATGAGAACTTTGACCCTTCATTGTTTAAAGTTCCTCTGCATTTCAATGGAAGCTTCCAGCTGCCTAATGTGGTCTTCACAGAGGATCATCTCACCCTTTCCTCCAATGAAAGCCAAGCGCTCGCTGCTAACCTGCAAGAAAAG ATGGCTGACCTTTACAGATCCTCCCCTGCACTGGGGCGATACTTCTCCAGAGCCGAGATATATGCTTTCAG AAACGGCTCAGTCATCGCTGACTACCAGCTGACATTCCTCATgcctgaggaagagcaggaTCAGCTGAGAAACTTTACTCTGAGCAGGGAAATGGTGTACAATGTGTTCAGGCAGTTTCTGTATGaccaggagctggagaagacaGAAATGTACATTGAGCCAGTTTCCCTAAAAATGCAGAGACATTAA